Within Coprothermobacter sp., the genomic segment TTCTCCCCCTTGGATGCGATGACGAGAACCAGCCACCGCGCGACGAAGCTCACGCTTGGCTGCGGCACAAGGCGAATTGGCCGTCGGACACACGAGTGGTTGTCATTGCCGGCAAGCTGGACCGGAACAAGCGTGCAATCGAGACTGTGAGTGCCTTTCGCATGTTGGATGACGAGGCAGCACGCTTAGCGATTGTTGGTTCGATCGGACCGGACATTTCGCAGGAGTTGGTCGGTGCTATTGGCGGCGACACAAGGATAGGGCTGTTTGGCTGGGTGTCTGCAGACGAACTCGCGTGGTGGTTGAGGGGGGCAGACATTGGCGTCTGGCCCGGCACGGAGTCTTCCGTGTGGGTGCAGGCGGTCGGGAGCGGGCTCCCTGTCATTCTCCATCATGTTCCGGGGCGTGAGGATTTGACTGCAGGAGGAAATGGCATTCTGCTTGAATCGGCTGAACCTGCTGAGATCTATGAGTGCCTCAAGAAGGCTCTGGATGATGCCTTCCTTCCGAACCTGGTGAAGTCGGCGAGTGAAGTAGCCCCTCGTTTTTCATATGCTGCAATAGCTCGACAGTCTCTGACCTTCGCGTCGGCCCCCGAAAAGATGATCGCTGGTGAAGAAACGAGGTGATGACGCGTGGATATCCAGGAGGTCTACCAACAGAGGCAGTTCGCCGACAGAATCACCAGATCATTGATGAGAGGTTTGGCCCCATGTGTCAGCGGCCCATTGCTGGCAGTACCGCTGATTGGCTAAGGCCCGATGATGTTATCTCTGCTACAATGGAGTTAAGTGGAGAGACACTGTTTGCAGGGAGCTGTGGCCATGGGGACTGGTCGCCAGAGAATAGAGGAGTCCGGAATGCTAAGGAATATGCCATGGTTCTATGCGACGGTACACCGAGTGCGTACAGAGTTCAAGAAGCTCATGTTGCATACAACTGGAATTCACACGACAACGCACCTTGCGGGATGGAGCAGACTTGCCAGCGACATCAAGACACATGAGTATGTCTATATTGGCCCAAGCTGCACTATAGGTCCTGGCGTGGAAATTGGAGCCTACACGATGCTAGCACCACGGGTCGCCATAGTCGGAGGGGATCATCGGTATGACAGACCTGGGGTACCCACGGAGTTTTCGGGTCGTGCAGCACTGCGAAGGACATCGATAGGAGCTGACGTGTGGTTGGGTTTTGGATGCATCATCATTGCTGGAGTGACCATCGGTAGAGGGGCAATCGTAGCAGCAGGTGCTGTCGTGACACACGATGTCCCCCCCTATGCCGTTGTTGGTGGTGTACCAGCTAAGTTCATCCGTTGGCGTTTCGCAAGTACTGACGACAGAGCAATTCACGATGCTATGCTTCTTGAGCGCCCGCGGGCGGGTCACTATGCGGGAGCCTTTGCGGCAGCAGTAGACTCACGACAGGGAGAGGAGGGTTCAGATGAGCGCACGATTTCAGGGTGACAGGCGATGCACGTTGATCACCGGTGGTACCGGCTCCTTTGGCCATGCCTTCTTGACGTACACGCTTGCTCGGGGTGTGCAGGAAGTTCGGGTCCTCAGCCGAGACGAGTTCAAGCAGGAGGTCATGCGCAAGCAGCTGCACGACCCGCGGGTCAAGTTCTATCTGGGTGACGTGCGGGACCGTGCCAGTGTCGACCATGCCATGGAGGGCGTCGACCATGTGTTCCATGCTGCGGCGCTGAAGGAGGTGCCCTCCTGCGAGTTCTTCCCGGTTCAGGCGGTCATGACCAACGTGCTGGGGAGCAACAATGTTATTGAGTCAGCTATCGCTCACGGGGTAAAGAGTGTCGTGTGCCTGAGTACCGACAAGGCAGTTCAGCCGATCAACGCCATGGGCATGAGCAAGGCGCTCATGGAGAAGACGGCATATGCGGCAGCGAGGGACAGCGGGCACACCAGACAGACGGTCATCACCGTGACCCGCTACGGCAATGTGATGTGTTCCCGTGGCTCAGTCATTCCGCTGTTCATCGAGAAGATGAAACGGGGTGAACCGCTGACGGTCACGGAACCCACGATGACCCGTTTTCTGATGTCGATGGACGAAGCTATTGGACTGGTGTTGTTTGCCATGGAGCACGCCGAGCCAGGCGACCTGTTCATCCGCAAAGCGCCGGCCTGTACCATCGGTGATCTGGCACTGGCTCTCAAGGAGCTGTTCCATTCCGACGCGCCCATTCAGGTTATCGGATCGCGTCATGGCGAGAAGCTGCACGAGACGCTGGCGACGGCTGCCGAATTGCACCGGGCGGAGGACATGGGCGACTACTTCCGCGTGCGCATGGACGACCGCGACCTCAACTACGAGAAGTACGTGAGTGAGGGTGACCAAGGTGTCCTGATGACGAACGACTACACCTCGGCTTTGACCCAGCGCCTGTCGGTGCAGGAGATCATGAACAAGTTGGCTGCGCTGCGCGAGGTGCACCATGAGGTGAATGGCGGGACAGGCTCGTCGTTCTCCCGTGGGAGCTGAGATGCATATTGGTATCACAGGTGCGGATGGGTTCCTCGGCTGGCATCTGCGGAGTTTGCTGCACGGAGATACGACAGAAGATACTGCTGTGCCCTGTGACCAAGCATCCTTTGCCGACGACAATGCGCTCGACGACCTCGCCGCGACATCCGATGCCATCGTCCACTTCGCCGGCATCAACCGTGGCACCGACGATGAGGTCCTGAACGGCAACCTGGCCATCACGGATCGGCTCATTGCTGCCCTACGCCGGTCCGGCCGCATGCCCCACATCTTGTTTGCCTCCTCCATCCAGATCGATCGTGACAATACCTATGGCGAGGCCAAGCGTGTCTGCGCCCAGCACCTGCAGACATGGGCGGACAGCTGCGGGGCGCACCTTACCACCGTTGTCCTGCCGAACGTCTTTGGCGAGTTCGGCCGTCCGTTCTACAACTCAGTGGTTGCGACTTTCTGCCACCAGCTCGTGCATGGGGAGGAGCCCCACATTGTAGCGGATGCTCCCCTCGAACTTATCGCGGCTCAGGATGTAGCTGCCAAGTTCGTTGCGCTCGCTCATGACGGGGCGGCGGGCGTGGTCCGCGTGCCAGGCCACAATCCCCTGCTGGTCTCTGAGATCCTGAGTCGTCTCCAGGGGCTGAATGCCTCGTATTCCGGTGGTACGCTTCCCCTTCTTGCTGACTCGTTCGACCTGCAGTTGTTCAATACGCTGCGCTCCTTCCGCTTTCCCGACCAGGTTCAGGGCATCTTCGACGTCCATACAGACCCACGTGGTACGCTATGGGAGGTGGCGCGGTCACAGGGAACCGGTCAGACGTTTGTGTCATGGACTGAGCCCGGGGTCACAAGGGGCAACCATTACCATCGGCATAAGGTGGAGCGCTTCGCTGTGCTGAGTGGCAGCGGACGCATTCGCCTGCGGCGACTGTTCACTCCTGACGTCCATACCTACGATCTGACTGGCGAAGCACCGGGCTACGTGGACATGCCGACCTTTTGTACACACAGCATCGAGAATACCGGGTCAGCACCGCTCCTGACCCTGTTCTGGTCAGGTGAGCTGTTTGATGCGGGGAAGCCAGACACTTGGAGTGAACCCGTTCTGGCACAGGAGGCAGGAAGATGAAGGTTATGACTATCGTCGGGACCCGTCCCGAGATCATCCGTTTGTCTCGTGTTATTCCCTGCCTCGACGCGCACGTCCAGCACGTCCTGGTCCACACCGGCCAGAACTACGACGATGAGTTGAATGGTGTGTTCTTCCGTGACCTGGGCCTGCGCGCGCCCGACGTCGATCTGCATGCCGCAGGTGCGACAGCGGCTGAGACCATCGGGCTCACCATTGCACGCATCGACCCTGTCTTGCAGGCTGAATCCCCGGATGCAGTCCTCATCCTCGGCGACACCAACAGTTGCCTCACTGCCATTGCCGCGAAACGGCGTCACATCCCGATCTTCCATATGGAGGCGGGCAACCGGTGTTTCGATGAACGCGTGCCCGAGGAGACCAACAGGCGTATCGTCGACCATATCGCCGACATCAACATGCCCTACAGCTCTATCGCACGAGAGTATCTCCTGCGCGAAGGCGTCGCCCCCGACCGCGTCATTACGACGGGCAGCCCGATGTACGAGGTCCTCCATCACTACCTGCCGGCAATCCAGGCCAGCGATGTGCTGAGCCGACTGGGACTCACCCCCGAAGGGTACTACGTCGTGAGCGTGCACCGCGAGGAGAACGTGGACGATGAGGCACACTTTGATGCCTTCATTGCCGTCCTGCGCCACTTGAGCAGTCTGGAGAGACCTATCGTCGTGAGCACGCACCCGCGCACGCGCAAATGGCTCGACGAGCGTCATGTGCAGGTGCCCCTTGGTGTCAGCTTCCTGAAGCCGCTCGGGTTCCTCGATTATGTCCGGCTTGAACTAGACGCACGGTGTACACTGTCCGACAGCGGAACGATCACGGAAGAATCTAACATCCTGGGATTCCCCGCGCTCAACCTGCGCGAGGCACACGAGCGGCCCGAGGGGATGGAGGAAGCTGCGGTCATCATGACGGGGTTGCGGCCCGAACGCGTTATGGAAGCGCTCAAGGTGGCTGAAGCCCAGCCCCGCGGAGCCGACCGTACGCTGCGTCTGGCCCCCGACTATGCTGTCCCGAACGTATCCGAAAAGGTTCTGCGCATCATCCTGAGCTACACAGACTATGTGCGCAGGGTCGTGTGGAACCGAACCACATGAAGCAGGATCGTCTGCTGATTCTGACCGAGTATTTCTACCCCGACACGGCTTCGGGGACCGGTCGCATTATGACAGAACTGGCAGAGGACCTGGTCAAGAAAGGAATCTGTGTTGACGTAGTCTGTGGGCAGCCTTCGTATCTTGCGCACGAACGCGTTTTGTCACGGGAAGATTGGCATGGCGTCAAGGTGACTCGCCTGTCCGAACTGAGGGTCAGTCGTCATTTGGGCGCCGGTCGTACCGCAAGTTGGGCCTGGTTCATGCTCCAGTGTTTGGTGCACGTGCCGTTCTGGCGGCGGAAATACCATCGCATTCTTGTCGTCACCAACCCAGCACCAGCATTATCGCTAGGGTGGCTGTTCAAGCGTGGGCGTACTGCCGCCGGGTATGTTGCTCTCGTGCATGATCTCTTCCCTGAGAACGCCGTAGCAGTCGGCAAGTTACGTGAAAACTCATTGGCAGTACGTGCTATGAAATCGCTCAATCGGGTTTCTCTGCTTGCGGCCGACACTGTGGTGACAGTGGGAGAAGACATGAAAAGATTGCTTTGCGCAGACTATGGACTGCGACTGGAGAAGGTGCACGTAATTCCCAATTGGGCCTCCCAGGTAGAGACTCCTAGCCTGGTCAACATCGAGGCTGTTGACTACTGGCGGCGTTCTCTGGGGTTGGGCGACCGGTTTCTTGTGTTGTACGCTGGCAACTTCGGTTTCGCTCAGGATGCGGACCTGCTTATCCGGTGCTTGGCAGCATGCAGTCACATGACAGACGTTCTGTTCTGCTTCGCCGGAGGGGGCGGTCAGTATGAACGATTGCGCAACGAGGAGACGAGCGGAGCCATTCCAAATCTGAGGGTTGTACCTTTCCAGACTGGAACGAGGTACTCCAGTCTGCTGAAGCTGGCTGGTTGTGGCCTTGTGTCATTACATCCACATCTCAGGGGAATGGCCGTGCCAAGCAAAGTCACCACTTACATGGCCACCGGTTTGCCCGTCATCTGTTTGGCTGAACAAAGCAGCGATCTTGCCAATATGGTTAAGGAGACGTCCAGCGGCATTAGGTGCCAGTCTCCCGAGCAGTTCGCTGATGCGGTCCGGCTCATAGTATCGGACAATGAGCTGAGAAGCAGGCTGGCTAGGAACGCGCTCAGAGCTGCGGAAACCAAGTATTCGCGCTCTCAGTGCATCTCATCGTTTGTTGAAGTGCTCTCAGGATTGCCGTAGCAGCTCGTCATCAACGCAGCATGAAGAGGGACAGTGATCTGGAGAAACACATGTCAGTGGAATTGATGGTGATCTGATGAACTGCTTCATGACAGGGGCAACTTCTACGGTAGGAATGTTCGCCCTGCGCTCCGTGCTGGGCGATGGAGAGGTTGAACATGTCTCAGTCCTCAGCAGGTCTCCCGGTCGATTTCCACTGACGCACGAGAAGTTGACGGTCGTCTCTGGGAACCTGCTTGAGCCCGGCCCGTGGGAACTAGCAGCAAATGGGTGTGACATGGTTGTGCATGCTGCGGGGATTATGTTCTTGCCACAGCTCCTTCCCCTGATGCGGACAAGCGCTGCACGGCAGCTTGTTGTGGTCGGGACAACCGGGGTGTTTTCCCGGTTCAAGTCGGCGTCACAGGAGTACGTACACGATGAGGAGCTTCTTCGGTCATTTCTGATGGAGCACCCAGCAGTTCGGTGTGTTGTGCTGCGCCCAACAATGATCTATGGGCATGCTGGCGACCGTAACGTGTCTGTCCTGCTGTCGTGGTTCAGGAGGCACAGTGTCTTCCCCATGTTCGGCGATGGTCATGCCCTGATTCAGCCTGTCTATGACGCTGACGTGGCATCTGCCGTTGTCGCAGCCGTGCGGCAGCACTGCGAACCTGCTGGGTTCTACAACGTGTCTGGCCGAGCACCGCTGTCCTATCGCCAGTTCATCGAGGCCATTGCGGCGGCGGTCGGTACCACGCCCCGCTTTGTGCATCTGCCAGTGAGCGCGTCAGCAGCATTGTTTGAGGCAGCCCATTTCCTCATTCCCCGTTTTCGCTTCAGCGGCGAACAAGTCTGGCGCACCACCGATGACCGTGCCTTTGACTGGTCGGCAGCAGGGGCGGCTTTCGGCTTTGCGCCGCGTTCCTTTGAGGAAGGACTCACGTTACAGTTGGCACGTATGGACTCATCAGCGGGAGCCGAACGGTGATTCTACTCGCCTGGGCGATAGGAGCGTGCTTCATGACCTTCGGCGTTGGCCTTCTAGTCGCGACATATGGTGCCAACATAGGGCTTGTCGACGCTCCCAATGGGCGCAGCAGC encodes:
- a CDS encoding UDP-glucose 4-epimerase, producing the protein MSARFQGDRRCTLITGGTGSFGHAFLTYTLARGVQEVRVLSRDEFKQEVMRKQLHDPRVKFYLGDVRDRASVDHAMEGVDHVFHAAALKEVPSCEFFPVQAVMTNVLGSNNVIESAIAHGVKSVVCLSTDKAVQPINAMGMSKALMEKTAYAAARDSGHTRQTVITVTRYGNVMCSRGSVIPLFIEKMKRGEPLTVTEPTMTRFLMSMDEAIGLVLFAMEHAEPGDLFIRKAPACTIGDLALALKELFHSDAPIQVIGSRHGEKLHETLATAAELHRAEDMGDYFRVRMDDRDLNYEKYVSEGDQGVLMTNDYTSALTQRLSVQEIMNKLAALREVHHEVNGGTGSSFSRGS
- a CDS encoding UDP-N-acetylglucosamine 2-epimerase (non-hydrolyzing), whose product is MKVMTIVGTRPEIIRLSRVIPCLDAHVQHVLVHTGQNYDDELNGVFFRDLGLRAPDVDLHAAGATAAETIGLTIARIDPVLQAESPDAVLILGDTNSCLTAIAAKRRHIPIFHMEAGNRCFDERVPEETNRRIVDHIADINMPYSSIAREYLLREGVAPDRVITTGSPMYEVLHHYLPAIQASDVLSRLGLTPEGYYVVSVHREENVDDEAHFDAFIAVLRHLSSLERPIVVSTHPRTRKWLDERHVQVPLGVSFLKPLGFLDYVRLELDARCTLSDSGTITEESNILGFPALNLREAHERPEGMEEAAVIMTGLRPERVMEALKVAEAQPRGADRTLRLAPDYAVPNVSEKVLRIILSYTDYVRRVVWNRTT
- a CDS encoding capsule biosynthesis protein CapF, encoding MAGQARRSPVGAEMHIGITGADGFLGWHLRSLLHGDTTEDTAVPCDQASFADDNALDDLAATSDAIVHFAGINRGTDDEVLNGNLAITDRLIAALRRSGRMPHILFASSIQIDRDNTYGEAKRVCAQHLQTWADSCGAHLTTVVLPNVFGEFGRPFYNSVVATFCHQLVHGEEPHIVADAPLELIAAQDVAAKFVALAHDGAAGVVRVPGHNPLLVSEILSRLQGLNASYSGGTLPLLADSFDLQLFNTLRSFRFPDQVQGIFDVHTDPRGTLWEVARSQGTGQTFVSWTEPGVTRGNHYHRHKVERFAVLSGSGRIRLRRLFTPDVHTYDLTGEAPGYVDMPTFCTHSIENTGSAPLLTLFWSGELFDAGKPDTWSEPVLAQEAGR
- a CDS encoding acetyltransferase codes for the protein MGTGRQRIEESGMLRNMPWFYATVHRVRTEFKKLMLHTTGIHTTTHLAGWSRLASDIKTHEYVYIGPSCTIGPGVEIGAYTMLAPRVAIVGGDHRYDRPGVPTEFSGRAALRRTSIGADVWLGFGCIIIAGVTIGRGAIVAAGAVVTHDVPPYAVVGGVPAKFIRWRFASTDDRAIHDAMLLERPRAGHYAGAFAAAVDSRQGEEGSDERTISG